The following are encoded together in the Cynocephalus volans isolate mCynVol1 chromosome 4, mCynVol1.pri, whole genome shotgun sequence genome:
- the DHCR7 gene encoding 7-dehydrocholesterol reductase: protein MATKSQSSAPKTKSLGSTTNGKAESRGQWGRAWEVDWFSLASVVFLLLFAPFIVYYFIMACDQYSCSLTAPALDLATGRARLSDIWARTPPVTKKSAQIYTLWVTFQVLLYALLPDLCHKFLPAYVGGVQEGAVTPAGVVNKYEINGLQAWLLTHLLWFANAHLLSWFSPTIIFDNWIPLLWCANMLGYAVSTFAMVKGYLFPTNAKDCKFTGNFFYNYMMGIEFNPRIGKWFDFKLFFNGRPGIVAWTLINLSFAAKQQELYGQVTNSMVLVNILQAMYVLDFFWNEAWYLKTIDICHDHFGWYLGWGDCVWLPYLYTLQGLYLVYHPVQLSTPHAMGVLLLGLLGYYIFRMANHQKDLFRRTDGRCLIWGRKPKAIECSYTSSDGQRHHSKLLVSGFWGMARHFNYTGDLMGSLAYCLACGGGHLLPYFYIIYMAILLTHRCLRDEHRCASKYGRDWERYTAAVPYRLLPGIF, encoded by the exons ATGGCTACAAAATCCCAGAGCAGCGCTCCCAAAACCAAGAGTCTGGGCAGCACCACCAATGGCAAGGCTGAGTCCCGAGGGCAGTGGGGCCGTGCCTG GGAGGTGGACTGGTTCTCCTTGGCGAGTGTTGTCTTCCTGCTGCTCTTTGCTCCTTTCATCGTCTACTACTTCATCATGGCCTGTGACCAGTACAGCTGCTCGCTGACCGCCCCCGCACTGGACCTTGCCACTGGACGAGCTCGACTGTCGGACATCTGGGCCAGGACCCCACCTGTGACCAAGAAATCAGCCCAGATCTACACCCTGTGGGTCACCTTTCAG GTGCTTTTGTATGCATTGCTTCCTGACCTCTGCCATAAATTTCTGCCAGCCTACGTAGGAGGAGTACAAGAGGGGGCCGTGACCCCTGCAG GGGTTGTGAACAAGTATGAGATCAATGGCCTGCAAGCCTGGCTCCTCACACACCTTCTCTGGTTTGCAAACGCTCACCTCCTGTCCTGGTTCTCTCCCACCATCATCTTTGACAACTGGATACCGCTGCTGTGGTGCGCCAACATGCTCGGCTATGCTGTTTCCACATTCGCAATGGTCAAGGGCTACCTTTTCCCCACCAATGCCAAGGACTG caaattcacCGGCAATTTCTTTTACAACTACATGATGGGCATTGAGTTTAACCCCCGAATTGGGAAGTGGTTTGACTTCAAGCTGTTCTTCAATGGACGCCCCGGGATCGTCGCCTGGACCCTCATCAACCTGTCCTTTGCAGCCAAGCAGCAGGAGCTCTACGGCCAAGTGACCAACTCCATGGTCCTGGTCAACATCCTGCAG GCCATGTATGTGCTGGACTTCTTCTGGAATGAAGCTTGGTACCTGAAAACCATTGACATCTGCCACGACCACTTTGGGTGGTACCTGGGCTGGGGTGACTGTGTCTGGCTGCCATACCTGTACACGCTGCAG GGTCTGTACTTGGTCTACCACCCCGTGCAGCTCTCCACCCCGCACGCCATGGGTGTCCTGCTGCTGGGCCTGCTGGGCTACTACATCTTCCGGATGGCCAACCATCAGAAGGACCTGTTCCGCCGCACAGATGGGCGCTGCCTCATCTGGGGCAGGAAGCCCAAGGCCATCGAGTGCTCATACACATCGTCCGATGGGCAGAGGCACCACAGCAAGCTGCTGGTATCAGGCTTCTGGGGCATGGCCCGCCACTTCAACTACACAGGTGACCTGATGGGCAGCCTGGCCTACTGTCTGGCCTGTGGCGGGGGCCACCTGCTGCCCTACTTCTACATCATCTATATGGCCATTCTGCTGACTCACCGCTGCCTCCGCGACGAGCACCGCTGTGCCAGCAAGTATGGCAGGGACTGGGAGCGGTACACTGCTGCTGTGCCTTACCGCCTGCTGCCAGGAATCTTCTAA